In Phyllopteryx taeniolatus isolate TA_2022b chromosome 22, UOR_Ptae_1.2, whole genome shotgun sequence, the DNA window tttatgtggcccgcgaaaccaaATCAAAATACTAAACTAACTAGCAGTTTTTTTCtagtgtaataccattgagatatttgcgaGCATTCTTGGTTActaatccccctttgaaaagaaatgtaatagttgaaaaacgtttttataggcttctgattttaaaactggttattcatcaatgtgttgtgcattatgtatgtaattacagtatatgaggtaatctttaatttatatgggttcacagtcatagaGGCCCTCTGAGGgcagtcataactacgatgtggcccgtgacaaaaatgagtttgaggcCTCTGCTCTAAATCATCCATTGGTGTAAATGCATCTGCTTGTCTATATCAGAATGCGTCTGCTTGTCAATATCAACGGTAACCAACgtggaccacatgagtagcccatgggccttttcttaaaaaaataaaaataaaaaacctctCCAGTAATGGGACATGGTACATCACCTAGGAacgttgtagaagtgatcatttaaaaatgtaaacacaaattaTTCAAATGGGACAATGTTTTTCCGGCTGTTGTCGTGCCTGTTATTTTGACTTTGGTGTCTTCACAtgttaattgtaaataaaatatagactttacaccgatctgatcggtatcggccgataattagcattttatgccgattggctgatcagctttcatgtcataattcgccgatccgatcaatgacgtaatccatcggctccgcaaaagacatttactccttgtttttagctttgtggcgtagtactgtaactatctgacggccaataaagttttttttcagtctggtcagtgaaaaaacatgtcgtggtgtgggactattttgtggtgtctcagacaaacaacacgttaagttatttgcagtctgtgcacaattgaagtacgtcgtggggaacgtcatctaaatgcttcaacacaacaaattttgTCGGGCACcagaagaatgtacacaaggagaaCGGAGCGTGGGGGGGGAAacaggaaaagccaaacggacgcaaactctggacaacacctgtccatatagccggcacagtgagaaagttagagtaagcatgtcattaacattatttgttaaagtaatttaattgcagtgatgtaatttaattacagtaagttagcactcatttctgtaatgttgatttgacctaaatttacagtatgtcagtggccaatccttgaataccccctagaggtcattgtttgaacttttgtctaaaatgcaagagaataattttgaagatactctgtgtacagtacacaagtatatacaataaataaacaagtcacgtaaatggacacattgctccatcttgtgatcggatcgtttttttaaacttggtgatCGGCACCAAAAATCCTCATCGTCTAAAGCCTAATAAAATATAGaggtattttaaaaatatatacagtatttttataaaTTTGGGCTATAAACATCAACccattttccatcctttttaaaaaaatcttcctTTATAATACACaccacaaaatgtgtttttggcaACTTTTGTAGCTTTGCGTACGCAGATTTGTGCCTATATCGTGCGTAGGCACGTTTGACGCACAACTCTGTGAGTCATCAATATATTCGTACTTATTTTTGTTCATACTCTGCGAACATATTTAGAACCTCCTTCAACCATGTGTATGcacaaataatacaggatcaccTTTTGAAGATGCGTCAAACTCAAATCATGCTGACATGTTTCAGCGCATTGCGCCAATCATACCACAGTTCATAAAATCAGAACTCTTATCTCCACTCATTACCCTGAAAACTTGCTTCAGTTAAATCAGCTTCCAATATTTTTCTCTTAAGTTCCACCATTTCACAAGTCATATCCCTATTGTACTCCTCCGTTTGAAATATTTGGAACACAGTGagtttttgaacaatatgaTAAAAAACCCAAAAGACCGTGGATGCcagcacattgtgctgcatatttttttccagtaatgTAAAATATAGGACAAAAAAGTGGTACTGGTAAGAAATGGAATGTGAAttgagcaagttacgacttcATTTAAATGCCCATGTATTGGCTTCGGtgggaacgtcgacctctccaacatggccgccacgtaaggTGCGTCGGTTCGCTGAGGCTGCTACAGCGCGCTGGCATATCTCGTCTTCATATTGATGCCTACACAGGCTGGGGATCAGAGTGAGTGACAAAGTGTAACTGCCGGCAAGCACAGGGGCGGTTTGTGATATAGGCAGCCGCCCAGGGAATAGCGCATTACACTTGTATCGCATTTTTCAAGatactcaaagacgctttacaatttcaGGCATTATTAATTCACTAcacagtcacaccctggtggtggtaaggcTACTTGtctagccacagctgccctggggcagtctgacggaagcgtggctgctaAACTCTacgcctacggcccctccgaccaccaccaaacatccaaccacattcattcatttaacacTGCTGTGGGCGGCCCATCCCGTTGGGGTCGTGCCTGTGGGGCCACGGCCCCGAGATGCTGTGGTGGGTGTCTCTTATTTTGATTTCTGAAAGGTGGCAACCCACCTATTaattattataaatgtattaACATTGATCCTAATCAATTGCTATTGTTCCTGACATTGTAATATTGCATACTTCCCTAAATCTGGCAGCCATGGCACTTCATTCtgataaaataacaaatcaagTCAAGACTGAGAAGTGTTGGACGAACAGCAACTGTCTATTTTAGGTTATGTCATTGTATTTTAGAAATCTaggtgaaataaaataaaggtaTGCCCACACCGAAAAAAGAGCAGTGTCAAAGTGCTTTTGCATGAGTTGATAAAGTTTTATGCCTGatacaaatgttattttagcTTTTAAAGGAAGTATGGGTCTTAATAGTCCATAGATCCATAAATTGGTTTTAGGTAATTTTAGCTAAAGGAAATAAAACTAACAGCCATTTCCAATTATATCAATGCCTTTTGGAGCAACTGGTAAATAACGAATTGCTTTTGGAACAGCTAAAATCATAGCTAAAATCGACATAAGTTATGTTTGCGACTCacttttaattcatatttagaACACATGAATTCCCTTGTGTAAACATACATTCGAAATTAATGTTGTATTTTCCTGCTACATTAGACATAGCCTGAAACCTCACAGTCCACATTTTagaatacacacaaacattttacatacattCACTCAGAATTCAGCGATTacactatatatacacacacacagacacatatttGTATTTACGCATATTTATTCATATGGACATATAAATGTAGTTATACGCCAcgtattttcagaaaaaaaacctccctTGAGGCGAAACCGGAAGTACAAAAATAGTTTCCTCTTGATTTCTTTGTTTCGCGACGCTACGTGGACTGCTTCCGCCAATCAGAGGGCTCGAGTCACTGCGTCCGAGGAGTGGACCAATAGCGTTGCGAGTCGTGGTGCTCGGGCTCCGGAATGCATTTCGTCAACAAACGTTAGCTTGCGGTTTCGTATCAGCTGGACCTGTCAGCGGTGTCAACGGCCTCTTTAGTTGACCCAGGTAAGCATCACTTTACACAATTTATATCCTAAATAAGTGAAATACTGTTAAGCTTTTTTGTGTAGTAAAAAGACGAGCGAAACGTCCTTACTTTTCCAGTCAAAATGGCGAGTTATTTTCTTGACTGTACACGTCCCGATTCAGAAGGGTACCGTTTTCAAACAACCGAGAACAGTTGCCTATAACTCATCTTAAATCCTATTCGCGACATCTTTTGTAATCGTTCTAAGTCCAATTGCAGTGTGACGTGTTATTAACAAAAGTGGTCCAACATCCACTTAAGGTGCCCAACAAAAAAGCCCCAAAGCAGTCATGGCCACGGTGCAGTGTGTGTTGCTGCTCGCCCTTAACATCCTGCTCATCTCCGAGTTCATACTGGCCAAGAGGGACTACTACGACATCCTGGGGGTGCCCAGAGACGCCTCGGAGCGCCAAATCAAGAAGGCCTTCCACAAGCTGGCCCTCAAGTACCATCCGGACCGTAACAAGGACTGGGACGCCGAGGCCAGGTTCAGAGAAATAGCGGAGGGTGAGGAATTGTACGAATCTCAACAAATGTTCGGCTTCAAAGTTATTTATGGAGAAACTCGGTGTGATAGGCAACTGGCTAAACATTAATGTTGTGTAATTTCATACACTGCCGTTGATGTCTGTTGAATTTAAATATCCATGTGAATGTGGAGGagtggcactgaatgagttttaaCATTTAGGAGACCTAAGTACTTGTATAAAAGCAATCTAAAAGTTAATTTCCCCATGTGTTACCTCAGCCTACGAGACATTATCAGACGACAAGAGACGGCGAGAGTACGATCGGTTCGGCCACGGCCCGTCGTCGCCCGGCGGAAACGGAGGAAGCGCCAACTACGACTTCCGGCAGCACTACCGGTCGTTCAACTTCCACGACATCTTCAAGGACTTTGACCTTTTCGGTCAGCAACAACACTTCCACTCCCATCATCAAGCCCACCGGAAGAGGTTCTTCCGGGAGGCTGCGGGGAACCAACAGAGGCGGCCCttcggaggaggaggaggaggaggagggggactGTTTGATGACATGTTTGAGGACTTGGAGAAGATGTTCTCCTTTAACGCACATACTTCCAGGAGTGACAGCAGATTCCAGCGCTCAGTCAAGCAGCACTGCAGGACAGTGACGCAAAGGCGGGGCAACATGGTGACCACCTTCACAGACTGCTCCTGAGGGAGGAGGGGGGACTCTGACGCTGCTTGGTTTCGTTTTGAAATTGAATGCCAATTTATCACGTGGCTTTTGTTGACTTTCAGTATGAAATTTGTACTCAAGGAACAAAGTCTGGTTGAGGTCCCTTCCATTTAAGTCAGCTTGTTTACTTGCTCAGGAATCGGCATAAGCGTGTGCATTCTTTGCTCTCGACAAGCTGCACTGgtctattatttttgtgtgagaACAAGCCAGGACTGAATAAGACGACGTACTATttgaatttacaaaaacaagcaCTTATGTTATATTTTGCTGGAGATGTTTTGGGAGTTCACTATTTTCatgttcaaaacaaaaacctcaAGCTCATCATGTGCAATATTTAGCACCTTTTGCTCTTGTTGCCTACTATTCATAGACAGTGCTGTTTGAATAATCATTGTCAAAATGTCTgcactttgtgtgcgtgtgtgtgtgtgtgtgtgcgcgcgcgtgtgtatgtTGATCGATTGGATGACGtttgaaaatggaataaaaaaaaaaaaagttacaatatATTCTGTTGTGTGGCGATTTGTTGATAAACCTTCAAGTGGCATCATGAGAGGGCATTACTGCACAAATGTACAGTTgggcaaaataaatcaattgtgGGGAGGAATTCAAATGCTGTTGCAAGCACAAAGGAAAAACAAGGACTTGCTAAAAAAACGAAAAATGCCACTATACTATATTGAGAGTGTGAACGCAAGACAAACGAATGAAACATTGCATTTATGCGGCAGACCGGCCTGCACCCAGATGGCAAAGTAAAAGATGTGAACCTACCATTGGACAAGCTTACAGAAGGGAACAATACATCTGTTCTAGTTTGTAGCGGTGACGTCATGGAATTACACAGCGAAACATCTTATTATGCAGAGCGATTTTGAACGaccttgtatatatatatatatgtatatatatatatatatatatgtgtgtatgtatatatatatatatatatatatatacatatatatgtgtgtgtatatgtgtatatgtgtgtatatatatatatatatgtgtatatatatgtgtatatatatatatatgtgtatatgtgtatatatgtgtatatgtgtatatatgtgtatatgtgtatatatgtgtatatgtgtatatatatgtgtgtatatatatatatatatatgtgtgtatatatatatatatgtgtgtatgtgtatatgtatgtgtatatgtatgtgtatatatatatatgtatgtatatatatatatatatatatgtatatatatatatatatatatatatgtatgtatatgtatgtatatatatgtatatatatgtatgtatatatatgtatatatatgtatatatgtatatatgtatgtatatatatatatatacgtatatatgtatatatatatatatatatgtatacgtatgtatgtatatatatatatatgtatacgtatatatgtatacatatatatgtatatatgtatatatatatatatgtatgtatatatgtatgtatgtatatatgtatgtatatatgtatgtatatatatatatatatatatatgtatgtatatatatatgtatgtatatatatatgtatatatatatatatatgtatgtatatatatgtatgtatatatatatatgtatatatatatatatatatatatatgtatgtatatgtatgtatatatatgtatgtatgtatatatatatgtatgtatatatatatgtatatatgtatatatatatgtatgtatatatatatgtatatatatatgtatgtatatatatatgtatatatgtatatatgtatatgtatatatgtatatatatatatatatgtatatatgtatatatgtatgtatatatgtatatatatgtatatatgtatatatatgtatgtatatatatgtatatatatgtatatgtatatatatgtatgtatatgtatatatatgtatgtatatatatgtatatatatatatatatgtatgtatatatatgtatatgtgtatatatatatatatatgtatgtatatatatgtatatgtgtatatatatatatatatgtgtgtatatatatatatgtatatgtatatatatgtatatatgtatatatatgtatatgtatatgtatatatatgtatatatatgtatgtatatatatgtatatgtatatatatgtgtatatatatgtatgtatatatatgtatatatatatgtatgtatatatatgtatatatatatatgtatatatatatatatatatatgtatatatatgtatgtatatatatatatgtatgtatatatatatgtatatatatatatatatgtgtatatatatatatatatatgtgtatgtatatgtgtatatatatgtatatgtgtatatatatatatatatatgtgtgtatatatatatatgtgtatatatatgtgtatatatatatatatgtgtgtatatatatatatgtgtgtatatgtatatatgtatatatgtatatatatatatat includes these proteins:
- the LOC133472100 gene encoding dnaJ homolog subfamily B member 9-like isoform X2: MATVQCVLLLALNILLISEFILAKRDYYDILGVPRDASERQIKKAFHKLALKYHPDRNKDWDAEARFREIAEAYETLSDDKRRREYDRFGHGPSSPGGNGGSANYDFRQHYRSFNFHDIFKDFDLFGQQQHFHSHHQAHRKRFFREAAGNQQRRPFGGGGGGGGGLFDDMFEDLEKMFSFNAHTSRSDSRFQRSVKQHCRTVTQRRGNMVTTFTDCS
- the LOC133472100 gene encoding dnaJ homolog subfamily B member 9-like isoform X1, producing MPHFNMVPWLQDATRSRLGLRLGAQQKSPKAVMATVQCVLLLALNILLISEFILAKRDYYDILGVPRDASERQIKKAFHKLALKYHPDRNKDWDAEARFREIAEAYETLSDDKRRREYDRFGHGPSSPGGNGGSANYDFRQHYRSFNFHDIFKDFDLFGQQQHFHSHHQAHRKRFFREAAGNQQRRPFGGGGGGGGGLFDDMFEDLEKMFSFNAHTSRSDSRFQRSVKQHCRTVTQRRGNMVTTFTDCS